The following are from one region of the Etheostoma spectabile isolate EspeVRDwgs_2016 chromosome 15, UIUC_Espe_1.0, whole genome shotgun sequence genome:
- the pet100 gene encoding protein PET100 homolog, mitochondrial → MGVKIEVFRMMLYLSFPVTMFWISNQAEYFEEYIVKRKREIFPPDEGLHRKELEDFKERMRVRKEQRILKEISMESEN, encoded by the exons ATGGGTGTTAAAATAGAGGTGTTTAGA ATGATGTTATATCTGTCCTTTCCCGTGACCATGTTCTGGATCTCAAACCAGGCGGAGTATTTTGAAGAGTACATAGTGAAGAGAAAG AGGGAGATCTTCCCCCCTGACGAGGGACTGCAT AGGAAAGAGTTGGAGGACTTCAAAGAGCGAATGCGTGTACGTAAGGAGCAGCGAATATTAAAAGAGATTTCCATGGAGTCTGAGAATTGA